TAAGTGACCACCTCTTTTTGTCCTTCACCTCTGGTCCACTAACCTTCCACCCACTACAACAAAAACACacttattgtgatatttttaaaacaacatttttggcaAATGTCACGGCAAACCAATAAAATGACTTTTAAGCGATAATTGTGATAAGTGTtggtatgcttttatttattcctacatttataatgacatttctacttatagtcacaaaaggtttttattttgcgatatttttgaagattttagcaacattgaaagaaatgtcagtacaatattatttgttaagacgcttGTTATGACCTAtgtaacaaatgtcataatCCAATATGACTTTAATtacatcaatttattatgatatatttgaaaCCACCATTTTAAGTTAGGATATGTATCTAtctatattcaaaaaatatgaacgataatttaaaattgaaaaaagtggtatttaagggaaaataaaaagcatcaatattttaattttcaagagtgccaaaaattaggcggcagtttttttttatgaacgcCAAAACCTACGCGGCTTATAGATTCATGATCTATATATAAGACAAGAAAAGCCCCCTGATAGTGAAAAATgccaaaaataaagtttttgtcAGGAGATAAAGTAAGTATctcgatttttctttatttcataatattttttagcattgttttttcttgcaatattatttaaatatttaacttgttaTTCATTATGGTACATGATTGATagatgattaagtttttaattagtttttattatgaaaacaagtatgataaattaattaatctaattctaaggtttgagaatattttttaaaagaaaaaaagaagaagaataaatttaattgggatgagatctccaaaacatcccttttttgttgaaaaattaaaaatatgttttggtttttttctcctTGCCGACAGTGATGATGGGGTGGTCATGACATGGATACGAGGCTTCAATCCTTTTGAAATTgccatttagtttattttatttaatcctaattttgttgaagttttacaatttgttcccctttttattctttttataggGCTCTTACTATACTTATGAGGGCACATATATAgtttttggtgaagtttttacAATTTGtcctttatataatttttatttcttatagtaTTCTTTGTTACAATTATGGCTCACACATAactttgttgaagttttatatttcatCCTTTTTATTCCaagttaaaattatttaaaggttCTTATTATGGTTatgacacacacatacataaactgagataaattatatattctccttcaatataaaaaaatagcttatttgtattctttttatgcaaattatatatgctccacatggtttttatttttttatttgtatttcaaatttgtatcattgattctaatatatcatatatgtttacttttaatttaacttttattgttatattacctTTATcttattaaatgtaaaaagtttttgtaGGCGGAGATGCTACAAGTAGTCCCTCGCTCTCAATTAGCCACTCAATTTCAGCTTTAGTaataatgatctagtacaatttttataatatcatcttattatatttttttaaattattaaaattataaattatattatttattttatctttttttctttttttaattgatttaggTATTTGTTTATGCGTATAAGAGATCactatgataaatttaaacccAATTCTACGGGTTTGAAaccttagctttattataaaaagttattttttgaaagatttgtagatcattttgacattgtttttaattatttttttaaattttttaaaattataaattatattatttatttatttttgtttcttttattaattgatttagatagacactcgatgtatttatatatttttattttgcagataagagatcatcataacaaatttaaaaggcATGCAATTATACTGGATTGAAgccttagctttattataatgtttgaaagttatttttaaatatttgtagataatgttgacattatttttaattagtgttttaatgctacgctttgatttttttaaatttttgatgaatagtttttattaatatttttttttaaattatgcaaattaattttatagaatttaaattatatctcatattttatttaattaaatcatatataaatattgtttaaattaatattgtgaaaaattatacaatatccttataccaacatttataaatgacacttaattttaaaattagataagattaataacttttactaacatttacaaatatcaacttaaattggtattcatatataattgatattttattaaaccaatgtttacaaaaagtcgatataagtaatttaagagatctttaacaaatgttattatataacctctataacaacaattataaatattgcaatatttcaaaattaaagtgATAAAAACTTGTGGCGACATCTAcaaatgttgtaaaaaaataaaaaaagtgttgcttaagccatatacaaatgttggaataaaatccatattgagactatttacaaatgttgggaaaaatatcacaataaatgttggaatatatagGTACCGAGTTTCTTGAAATGTCACAACAAAGTATACCGACCGTGGCAATTGTGACATATAATCTACATTTGTTACAAAAAGTCGGTATAGAGTTATtcgatgatttttttgttatttttacgaCATATGTCAAACGTCACAAAAAtcctattttgttgtagtgtaccTCTCCCGACTTGAACACTCGCCTCCTCACGTAAAGGTGGCTCCTCAGCTGTGGGCCAAATCATTGAAAGTTAGCGCCCCTGCCGGGTTGTTACTACGAAAAGCAAAGTCATGCCACACAAAAATGCATAATTTTAGTGACATTATAGTTTATTAGTCAAGAAACAATCAGAAAGTTATTCAAACATctgttttaaaaatgtttaaaaatatagaatgaACACTTAACTAATAACTCCAAACCATTGATGTATACACATTTGAACTATTATAGGTTACATTAAACACTTGAtacttaaatacaaaaatattgaataaaaatccattaATAAATCCAAGGCAGTGAAGCAAAACAGATTTGAATTATTACATTATTACTGTTTGAACACTCTTAAATTGCACACACATGAGCTGAAATTAAATCATCACACACAAATCTTAACAAGCATAGGAGAATAGTTAGCTAGTACAGTTTGCACAATAACAAATAGCAATTAATGCGGCTCAGACTTTGTCCTTACGATGTTGGTAGCTGAGAAATGCATAATAAGTCTGAAGACAGGTGAGCACCAGGAGAATCACATCGCCAATGACACCCATAGTACTATAGTAGACCAAGGGGTGGCGAAATATAGATTCATGAGGATTTTTAACCAACTATTCACTCTCCTTTTCAGCAATGTACTCACTTTGCTTATCCAAAAAGACAATTTAGTCacattatttttactatattcATTCACATCACTCTGAATCTTTGCAATCTCATTTGTCGAAATATATGAGATTCTTTCAGTGAGCCTCTTCAGATTGGGCAACAACTTGTTCACTTTCAATGTCCACAAATATGATTTCCTTGGATTTGAGAAAATGTGCGTCCCTGTCCGAATCAATTAAATCTCTCATGAAGAAATATATGACACAACATCTTGGTCAAAACCCTGAGCTTGCCTTGCAGATAACTTGTTGTGTTGCTTATCAAGTTCCCCATGAATTTCCTCCGTGGCTTGTGTGAATATCACGACTACATTGAATATCCGTCGGAATGTTTGTCGGAATGCTTGCTTAAAGGCTTGGTCAAAAACCTCCTCCTTCATTTTTTCTCGTAGTTGATTGATTTGATTCTGGACTTCATTGTACACTTCTTCGTACAGTTCATTGTACTCTTTCTTGTACATTTCATTGTACCCTTCACTGCACGTTGTTGAAaatgaatttaatattttttaaaataaaaattgaagggttttggagtttaaaagaaaaaacttataatAATGTCATCGAAAATGGAGTCGCTGCATGAAGACCTCCTGGGCGGCGCCCGCGGCGACGCTTGGGGTGGTGCTCGTGGCGGAGGGTAGGGCGTAGGGAGGAGAGGTCCGGGTAGAAGGTTCATGTACTCAGGCCTCCCGCCCTTCAAGTGGGGAAAGTTCATTGGCGAGTTCTCTTCAGGCCCCAAGGAGTGCACATATTAGGCCGGGGCTCTCTTTTGCCCAGGCCGCTAGTCCGCCTAAGGAGTCGGTTCCTCCAAGGGAGACAATCACTGAGGGGGATCGTCAACAGGATTGGATCACGGTCACGAGAAGGAGAAATAATTCCAGCCCTAAGTCGGCTGGTCCGGGACCGGAATGAGGGGCGGGGGAGGTTTCATTAAGCTCTCATTCTCCAGTTGCTGGGTCTAAAAGGTGTCGCTCGCCGGAGACTTGTGGGCTGGTCTCGTGTCGCACATAAGACCCGAGGATTGTCGCCATCTTCTTACCTGTAGGCGGTGCGGGGGTGCTGGGCACATGGTGACGGGCTGTAGGGTGGAGCTGCATGCGTCCCTTAGACATTGTCGGGTTCGTCCGCAAGCCAAGGCAAGAAGGTCACCTTCTGCTAGAGCAGTGCAACCTCAACCGAGGAGGGAGGATGGACTGGTGGACAGGATTCACCCTCAAAAAATTCATCTCTCCATTTCATTAACTCaggaaacctccaagcttcaaAAAAAGCTAGCAAAGATCATCGTGGCCGGACGTTATGTCAGCCGCATTTAACGAGGACATCCTTTTGGAGTTTCTCTCAGGGGCTCTGAACACCCCGAGGGTGGATGCGGTTTATGAATTCAGGGACAATTCTTACTTGGCCACGCTTTGCAGTGAAGAGGAAGCTCTCAAAGTAAGCAATATTGGCAACCTCAGCTTTCCGTCCAGATTGGGCCCTTGTGACTTCTCGATCTCACCCTGGACGGTGGAGGTTGGATCGGTTGGCGCCATGGCTGTGGAAGGGTCAAGTCCTCCTCATTTGGAATCTCCCGTTGCATGCTTGGACGTGGTCGGTGCTGGTGGACCTGCTCCGTCCCATCGGTGAACTTGTGGCAATCCCGCAGCCTAGGAAACCGCACAAGGCTTTCCTTTTGGTGTTGGTCCGGTGCCGGTGACAAACGGAGCTCCCCCTTGAAGTTGCACTTAACTTCGGCATGCGGAAATTCACGGTCCTCATCACGGATAATAAGCTCCCATTCCCGACGTTTAGGAGAGACTTAGATAAATACATGTATTCTTCGGTGAAAATGACGGCGGAGATTCAAGATGGGGTGGATGCTCACTGAGATTCACTCATGAGGTTGCTAGAGAGGCCAAAGGAAAAAGGGGTGGTGGTTGGGTAGCATAGAGTGCTCGGGAGGCCCGGACAAGGAGAGGGACGCCCTAGCGAGATGATCGTGGAGAGGGACTAGCAGGAGTGGGAGACCAAGAGAGGCAGCTTCTTTGACTGTCTCGGGTGACCTCCGCCTCCCGGGTCCGTAGAGAACTAGAGAGGGTGTCCCCGGCCGGTGAGCTTGGCTCCCAGGGATTGTTTGTTTGTTAGAGACCCGACCGGTGAGCGGGGCTCCCGGGTTTTGAACGATGCCTCCAAGACTGGAGGTTAGCCGGGAGACAGACTCGTTTAATCCGGTGATGGTTTTATCCGCCGGGTCAGAACCGAAGGACCGTTCGGAGGTGAATGATGTTTTATCCGGTGGACTAAGTACGTTGCATGGCTCAGAGGGTGATGGCGATGTGGTTGGTGCTGTCGCAACGGCATTGGCTGAGGTTGTTCCTGCTACACTCCAGGACGACAAAGCTAGCGCACCAGGTGAGCTGGGAATGGGGAGAGACATGTCGCTCTGCAAAGAGAACCTTCTACGATTTCTCAAGAGATTAGAGCTTCTTCACCGGGCCCCTCCCCATCACAAATTCGTAAGCAATGTGGGCCCACCATGGCAAGCCCAGTGGAGGATTCTGATCCCCTTCCTTTTATTGGGCTAGCAAGGGAGAAGCATGCTTCGCCTCCCCTTCTCTCACCGTGGGCCTTCAATAAGCTCGCAGCCCATGCTCCCTGCTACTCAGCAAGTTGGACCTGAAATAGATAAATGTGGTTAGGTGGTTCCACTAGATGAGGGGGTCTTTTGTGATCCTTCACATCCACCTGCGCAGCTCAATCCCCCATCCAATTTCAATTGGGTTTTCCTTCATGGAATTTAGACACTGGTACCGATCAAATTCACTTCGGATATCACTGCTCGCTCCAATCATGAAGGGTGCCTTGATAAACATGATAATCTTGAAATCTGGAGTTCTGATAACCAGGATGATGAGCTAGTAAAAGAGACCGGGGACCAAGGGGTGGCTACCCTGGGCAATGAGGAAGATAGTTCAGAGAGTCTGTAGACTGATGATTCTGGGActgattttgaagaaaaaattcaCCGCTTACTTCACAATTGTCAAACTAATGACATCTCCCATGGTGCTCATAGAAGCGAAAGAAGGAAGAAGCCTTCATCACGTTGGAATGGGGAGGCAGGTTTCGTCTCTCATCCACCTAGAACAATTAAGAAGAAGGACACTGCCACGCCATCGATTCATTATTGCATAGAGATAATTGCTTTGCTCATTTACGTATGCTTGAATCAAATCGATCTTCCCTTTCTAAGGATGCTGCAGGTCCCTCTAGTTCAGGGCCTGTCACCGGTTTGAATTAGtttgtttatgaatattataaactGGAATGTACGAGGTTTAGGAATGCCCTCGAAGCAATTCCTAGTTAAGGACTTTCTGTAGCTTCATCGTGCGGACATTTGTTGTTTGCAAGAATCAAAATTAGGGGTGATCGATCTATTCATTTGGCGTTCCATTGGTAGAGCCCGATTGGACCGCTTCTCATCCATCCCAGCTGTTGGCACAGCTGGGGGTATTATCATTGGATGGAATAGTATACTTTTTGATGGGAAGATGCTTTTTACTGGTTCCTTCTATTTGTCAATGGAATTTAGAAATAAGACTAACAACGTGTCTTGGGTCTGCACTTCCGTGTATGGTCCTAATGCCAGGCATCTGAAACCTGGGTTCTGGAACGAACTTAGAACCTGCCAGCCTAATTTAGAGATACCATGGGTCATTTGTGGAGATTTTAACTCTATTTTTTCACCCTCGGACAAGTCTAATGGTCTTTACAATAGGGAGGATATTAGATTGGCTCAAGATTTTATGAGTGACATGCAACTCCTGGAGCCACCATCCTTTGGGAAACGTTTCACTTGGACTAATGGTCAAACTAACCCGACTTGGGTGAAGTTAGATCACTTCTTAGTTAACTCCAACTAGGTGGCCTTGTTTCCTAAGGTCTTCCAAAATTGTCTCCCTAGGCTGGGATCGGATCATGTCCCGATTAGGCTTGAATCGGGCATTCATACCCCGATTGCTCACCCCTTTCGCTTTGAACAGGCTTGGTGCTTGGCGGAAAATTTTACAGACCTGATCAAGGAGTGGTGGAACTCCACCCAGCCTTCTGGCTGTGGTGTTTTTGTTGTAGCCAAAAAAATCATGAGTATCAAGGAACGACTTAAACATTGGGCAAAATACGAGTTTGGTTCGATCAAACTTAAGAAATTATCCTTATTGCATGATCTTGAGAGGTGGGATGTGGCAACAGAATCCCATCCTCTTTCGACAATGGATTCTACCACTGAGACTAACTTAAAAGAGGAATTAGGATTGATCCTTAAGCAAGAAGAGATGTATTGGAAGCAGAGAGCTAGGGTGACCTGGCTTAAAGAAGGAGATGAGAACACTGGCTTCTTCCACGCAGTTGCTAATGGGAGGCGAAATAAGAACTTCATCCCCTGGGTGTTGAAGAATAATGTTAAAGTCATGGACATAAGGGGAATTGGTGAGGTCTTCACTTCCTTCTAACAGAACCTTTACGGCTCAGCTCAAACACATCGTCATCAGATTGTCTAGAGTGAGTTGCTTGGTTCTAAAGCTCATCATGATCTCTCCAATCTTGGTGCCCCCTTCACTCTGGAGGAAATCAAGGCTGCTGTGTTTGGCATGCCTGCGGAGAAGGCACCCTGACTGGATGGTCTGtcccttcttttcttccaaaaattctGGGATATTATCAAGGATGACATCTTTAGATTGTGTGAGGACTTCTATTGGAGTAGGGCTAACCTTGAGAGAATTAATTGGTCGAATATTGCATTAATTTCCAAGAGGCAATCCCCGGAGGATCCTTCACATTACCGCCCGATCAGTCTTATTAACTCTACCCTCAAAATTCTTTCAAAGATCTTGGCAACAAGACTGGGGAAAAATATTGATAAGTTGATTGACACGACGCAGTTTGCTTTTATCAAAGGTCGGTGCATTACTGATAATATTTCCACAGCCCAGGAACTGATTTTCTTTATGCAACAGAACCGTCAGCCTGGCCTGATTCTAAAGGTGGATTTTACCAAAGCGTTCGACTCAGTTGATTGGAACGTCTTACTAAATCTATTAAGAGCCCGTGGTTTTAGTGATAGATGGGTAGGCTGGATTAAGTCTATCCTCTTCTCCTCTAAGGCTAAGTTCCTTATCAACGGCATGCAAAGCAGCTATGTTAGGTACCAAAGGAGCTTAAGACAGGGAGATCCCCTATCCCCCTTGCTTTTTGATCTAGTAGTGGATGTTCTTAGTTCTATAGTCAACAACGCCTTAAGCTCGGGTATTTTGCACGGTGTGGCATTAAATAACTCGGGTGTTAAGATGTGCCATCTTCAGTATGCGGATGATCTCCTCATCATGACTTCGTGAGGGAAGACCTCCGCATTATTGTCGATTCTTTACATCTTTGAAATTATGTCGGGGTTGACAGTCAATTATGAGAAATCTTGTCTATATACCTCAAGCAGAATTTGGAACCACGACCCTATGTGGTCGAGACGTGCATTGTAGTAAGGGGACCTTGCCCCTTACTTATCTGGGTGTTCCCATCTCGGGAGATGGACCTCGAAGCGTGATTGGGATATTCTTATAAATAAAGTCTCGGCGAGGTTAGGGCTTTGGAAATCGAAACTTCTTTCTTTAGGGGGAAGACTCACGCTGCTAAACTCAGTGCTAACGGCCATTCCCACCTACTGGATGTCGATCTTCAAACTTCATCGCTGGGTGGTGAAGAGCATTGACAAGATCAGGAGGGATTTCTTGTGGTCAAGTCCGGAGTCCCAGCAGCGGAAAATTAGGTTGGTTAACTGGAATCGACTATGTCGATCTAGGGACCAGGGAGGGTGGAACATCCATAACATCGAAACTTTCAATATGGCTCTCctggggaaatggtggtggaagatccTCTCGGGCAATAGGTGGTGCGGGGATGCtatcttcataaaaaaattatttcagaGGGACGCCCATCGAATCTTTTTCATAAGCACAGGGCGTAAACTCTTTCCTCAGAGAACAAGATCCCGCAATCGCTACCCGCCGTGGATTAATGTTGTTTCTTCCGTGGGTGATGGGGCTACCACCCTTTTCTGGCTTGACAACTGGGTTGAGGGTCGCGCTCCTGCGGACATTTGGCCCCACCTTTACCGGTCTGCTAGCAATAAAGAGGGTACAGTGAGAGAGCTTGTTGAGGAGTTGGGAGGGACTCCGCTGGGGGATTCCCCTATAATTAGAAGGGTTTTCGACAACCTCAGATCTTCTTTACCCTTGGCTGATGATCGAAGGCTCTGGCGATTAACCTCGAATGGAACCTTCACTATCAAATCCTTTTACAGCTTCCTGAATGATAGAGGTCTTCGGTGTTGCTGGACTCCTATCATTCTCAAGAGTTGTTGTCCCAAGAAGGTTAACCTGTTCAACTGGTTAGCTTGGGATGATAAGATTTTGACTTTGGAAAAGTTAGCATTGAGGCGTTGCAATCCTTTCCCAACTCCTACTTGTGTGATGTGCCATGCTGATGTGGAATCTTCACAACATTTATTTACACATTGCCCTGTGGCAGTGCACATTTGGAGGTTCTTCGGACAGCTCTTCGAGGTCCGAGGGAGCCCGAACTCCTTGAAAGATTTATGGGGGAACTGGCGttcttcaattagaaaatcCCTTTCCCCTTTTTGGGACTTGCCT
The genomic region above belongs to Dioscorea cayenensis subsp. rotundata cultivar TDr96_F1 unplaced genomic scaffold, TDr96_F1_v2_PseudoChromosome.rev07_lg8_w22 25.fasta BLBR01001812.1, whole genome shotgun sequence and contains:
- the LOC120257033 gene encoding uncharacterized protein LOC120257033 is translated as MSIFKLHRWVVKSIDKIRRDFLWSSPESQQRKIRLVNWNRLCRSRDQGGWNIHNIETFNMALLGKWWWKILSGNRWCGDAIFIKKLFQRDAHRIFFISTGRKLFPQRTRSRNRYPPWINVVSSVGDGATTLFWLDNWVEGRAPADIWPHLYRSASNKEGTVRELVEELGGTPLGDSPIIRRVFDNLRSSLPLADDRRLWRLTSNGTFTIKSFYSFLNDRGLRCCWTPIILKSCCPKKVNLFNWLAWDDKILTLEKLALRRCNPFPTPTCVMCHADVESSQHLFTHCPVAVHIWRFFGQLFEVRGSPNSLKDLWGNWLPDSKRAKLDEPLKTVKRSLEFLTSRDMECVPSVPPSPLVLLSF